One stretch of Jiangella gansuensis DSM 44835 DNA includes these proteins:
- a CDS encoding enoyl-CoA hydratase/isomerase family protein, with the protein MSSVTINRPDDAPGVTELVLDRPEALNAISTGHARAIVAATAEIAADPAVRAVVLSSSAERAFCVGADLKERNTIDDDGLRRQRLIFRAAFTGILELPVPTVAAVHGHALGGGLELALSCDLIVADETASLGLPEVSVGLVPGGGGTQLLTRRLGWNRAADLIFTARRVDAADGFRLGLVDRLVPAGQDRAAALDLATAIAANSPVGVRNAKRAMRHGLDAPLRSGLDIEDAAWRATAFSGDRKEGVAAFNEKRRPDWPGE; encoded by the coding sequence ATGAGCAGTGTGACGATCAACCGGCCCGATGACGCGCCCGGTGTAACAGAGCTGGTCCTCGACCGTCCCGAGGCGCTCAACGCCATCTCCACCGGTCACGCGCGCGCCATCGTCGCCGCCACCGCTGAGATCGCGGCCGACCCCGCGGTGCGCGCCGTCGTGCTGTCGTCGTCGGCGGAGCGGGCCTTCTGCGTGGGGGCCGACCTCAAGGAACGCAACACCATCGACGACGACGGGTTGCGCCGGCAGCGGCTGATCTTCCGAGCGGCGTTCACCGGCATCCTCGAGCTGCCGGTCCCGACGGTCGCCGCCGTGCACGGGCACGCCCTCGGCGGCGGGCTGGAGCTGGCGCTGAGCTGCGACCTGATCGTCGCCGACGAGACCGCGAGCCTAGGACTGCCGGAGGTGTCGGTCGGCCTGGTGCCCGGCGGCGGCGGAACCCAGCTGCTGACCCGCCGGCTGGGCTGGAACCGGGCCGCCGACCTGATCTTCACCGCCCGCCGGGTGGACGCCGCCGACGGGTTCAGGCTCGGCCTGGTCGACCGGCTGGTGCCGGCCGGGCAGGACCGCGCCGCCGCGCTCGACCTGGCCACCGCCATCGCCGCGAACTCACCGGTGGGTGTGCGCAACGCCAAGCGGGCGATGCGCCACGGGCTGGACGCGCCGCTGCGCTCCGGCCTCGACATCGAGGACGCCGCGTGGCGCGCCACCGCCTTCAGTGGGGATAGAAAGGAAGGAGTGGCGGCGTTCAACGAGAAGCGGCGTCCGGATTGGCCAGGTGAGTAG
- a CDS encoding phosphoenolpyruvate carboxylase: MAATATGSREAARFEMPERLRADVRQLGDALGQVLREYGGDGLLADVEQLRELTIASHHEDQTVADDAASQAEQLVASWTLERADEVARAFTVYFHLVNAAEEYHRVRSLRAGDRADHPLAGTVAKAVEDVARLAGQDKAKHLLDGLEFRPVLTAHPTEARRRAVVTAIRRIAGLLERRDDPRLGASEDAETHRMLLEQIDVLWRTEPLRVDRPGPLDEVRTAMSAFDDVLFHVVPQVYRRAEMALSGGDAAAGTGPVAAPQVPAFVRLGSWIGGDRDGNPNVTSVITRQAMAIQSDHVLEALESACAAVGRGLTLDAASTPASAEVRRMLTDAEAAQPELYSELASRSPNEPHRIAVLYAAARVGATRRRDADVSYSSAAELLADLRAVQGSLAEAGASRQAYGELQGLIWQVESFGFHLAELEVRQHSAVHRAALEEIAAGGELSERTEEVLATIRVMAQIQARFGPDACRRYVVSFTQSADDLAAVHELARHALDGRPLELDVVPLFETGADLAACVDILEGALRLPETQARLDATGRRMEIMLGYSDSAKDVGPVSATLALYDAQDRLTAWARSHELTLTMFHGRGGALGRGGGPANRAVLAQAPGSVDGRFKLTEQGEVIFARYGDPAIARRHIEQVASAVLLASTPAVEERARAAAVEFASLESVLDTAAREAYHALVRAEGFPEWFARVTPLEEVGSLPIGSRPARRGLTVSSLDDLRAIPWVFSWSQTRVTLPGWYGLGSGLAAVGDLDLLRRAYAEWPLFTVMMENAEMSLAKSDRRIAARYLALGDRPDLTERILDEHALTTRWVLDVTGHSRLLEDRHVLGRAVALRNPYVDALSYLQVRALRALRRDEVESGSKAEAANRRLLQISVNGVAAGLQNTG, translated from the coding sequence ATGGCTGCCACTGCCACCGGTTCCCGCGAAGCCGCCCGTTTCGAGATGCCCGAGCGGCTGCGTGCCGACGTCCGCCAGCTGGGCGACGCGCTCGGCCAGGTGCTGCGTGAGTACGGCGGCGATGGTCTGCTCGCCGACGTAGAACAGCTGCGCGAGCTCACCATCGCCTCGCACCACGAGGACCAGACCGTCGCCGACGACGCCGCCAGCCAGGCCGAGCAACTCGTCGCGTCCTGGACGCTGGAACGTGCCGACGAGGTCGCCCGCGCGTTCACGGTCTACTTCCACCTGGTCAACGCCGCCGAGGAGTACCACCGGGTGCGCTCGCTGCGCGCCGGCGACCGTGCCGACCACCCGCTGGCCGGCACGGTCGCGAAGGCGGTCGAGGACGTCGCCCGCCTGGCCGGGCAGGACAAGGCCAAGCACCTGCTCGACGGTTTGGAGTTCCGGCCGGTGCTCACCGCGCACCCCACCGAGGCGCGCCGGCGCGCCGTCGTCACCGCGATCCGGCGCATCGCCGGGCTGCTGGAGCGGCGCGACGATCCTCGGCTGGGAGCCTCCGAGGACGCCGAGACGCACCGGATGCTGCTGGAGCAGATCGACGTGCTGTGGCGGACCGAGCCGTTGCGGGTCGACCGTCCCGGCCCGCTCGACGAGGTCCGCACCGCCATGTCCGCCTTCGACGACGTCCTGTTCCACGTCGTGCCGCAGGTGTACCGGCGCGCGGAGATGGCGCTGTCCGGCGGCGACGCGGCGGCCGGCACCGGCCCGGTGGCCGCGCCGCAGGTCCCGGCGTTCGTCCGGCTCGGTTCGTGGATCGGCGGCGACCGCGACGGCAACCCCAACGTCACCAGTGTCATCACCCGGCAGGCCATGGCCATCCAGTCCGACCACGTGCTGGAGGCGCTGGAGTCGGCCTGTGCCGCGGTCGGCCGCGGGCTCACCCTCGACGCCGCCAGCACACCGGCCTCGGCCGAGGTGCGCCGCATGCTCACCGACGCCGAGGCCGCGCAGCCGGAGCTGTACAGCGAGCTGGCGTCCCGTTCGCCCAACGAGCCGCACCGCATCGCGGTCCTGTACGCGGCCGCCCGGGTCGGCGCGACCCGCCGCCGCGACGCCGACGTGTCGTACTCCTCGGCCGCCGAGTTGCTGGCCGACCTGCGCGCCGTCCAGGGCAGCCTGGCCGAGGCCGGCGCCTCCCGCCAGGCGTACGGCGAGCTGCAGGGCCTGATCTGGCAGGTGGAGTCGTTCGGCTTCCACCTGGCCGAGCTGGAGGTCCGGCAGCACAGTGCCGTCCACCGTGCCGCGCTGGAGGAGATCGCCGCCGGCGGTGAGCTGTCCGAGCGCACCGAAGAGGTCCTCGCGACCATCCGGGTCATGGCGCAGATCCAGGCCCGCTTCGGGCCCGACGCCTGCCGTCGCTACGTCGTCTCCTTCACCCAGTCCGCCGACGATCTCGCGGCGGTACACGAGCTGGCCCGGCACGCGCTGGACGGGCGGCCGCTGGAGTTGGACGTGGTGCCGCTGTTCGAGACCGGGGCCGACCTCGCCGCCTGCGTCGACATCCTCGAGGGTGCGCTGCGGCTGCCGGAGACCCAGGCCCGGCTCGACGCCACCGGCCGGCGCATGGAGATCATGCTCGGCTACTCCGACTCCGCCAAGGACGTCGGCCCGGTGTCGGCGACACTGGCGCTGTACGACGCCCAGGACCGGCTGACCGCGTGGGCGCGTTCGCACGAGCTGACGCTCACCATGTTCCACGGCCGCGGCGGGGCGCTGGGCCGCGGCGGCGGCCCGGCCAACCGGGCCGTCCTCGCGCAGGCGCCGGGCTCCGTCGACGGCCGGTTCAAGCTCACCGAGCAGGGCGAGGTCATCTTCGCGCGGTACGGCGATCCCGCCATCGCCCGCCGGCACATCGAGCAGGTCGCCTCGGCGGTGCTGCTGGCGTCCACGCCGGCGGTCGAGGAGCGCGCCCGGGCGGCCGCCGTGGAGTTCGCGTCGCTGGAGTCCGTCCTCGACACCGCCGCTCGCGAGGCCTACCACGCGCTGGTGCGCGCCGAGGGCTTCCCGGAGTGGTTCGCCCGGGTCACCCCGCTGGAGGAGGTCGGCTCGCTACCCATCGGCTCGCGGCCGGCCCGCCGCGGGCTGACGGTGTCGTCGCTGGACGACCTGCGCGCCATCCCGTGGGTGTTCTCCTGGTCGCAGACCCGGGTCACCCTGCCCGGCTGGTACGGCCTCGGCTCCGGCCTGGCCGCCGTCGGCGACCTCGACCTGCTGCGCCGCGCATACGCCGAGTGGCCCCTGTTCACCGTCATGATGGAGAACGCGGAGATGTCGCTGGCGAAGTCCGACCGGCGCATCGCCGCGCGGTATCTGGCGCTGGGTGACCGGCCGGACCTGACCGAGCGCATCCTCGACGAGCACGCGCTCACCACCCGTTGGGTGCTCGACGTCACCGGCCACAGCCGGCTGCTGGAGGACCGGCACGTGCTCGGCCGCGCGGTCGCGCTGCGCAACCCGTACGTGGACGCGCTGTCGTACCTGCAGGTCCGGGCGCTGCGGGCGCTGCGGCGCGACGAGGTCGAGTCCGGTTCCAAAGCCGAGGCCGCCAACCGCCGGCTGCTGCAGATCAGCGTCAACGGCGTGGCCGCCGGCCTGCAGAACACCGGCTGA
- a CDS encoding nucleotidyltransferase family protein, which translates to MTSDLPVRQAVILAGGQGSRLKPYTDTIPKVMIEVAGRCIIDHQLEWLAESGVTDVVVSAGHLSEVLLEHLDSREQPVRLQSVIEDEPLGRGGGLKYAGKHLSRPDEGWYALNGDIWTRFDLRAMAAYHAERQAVATIGLARPRLPWGVVELDGYGRVTDFVESPPSPYPINGGIYVFAPHILDLLPDVGDHERTTFPSLAKDRRLAGFPIEGYWRAIDTAKDIGEAAKEFASLRRPDAE; encoded by the coding sequence ATGACGAGCGACCTGCCGGTGCGCCAGGCCGTGATCCTCGCCGGGGGACAGGGCTCCAGGCTCAAGCCGTACACCGACACCATCCCCAAGGTGATGATCGAGGTCGCCGGGCGATGCATCATCGATCATCAACTGGAGTGGCTGGCCGAGAGCGGCGTCACCGACGTCGTCGTCTCCGCCGGACACCTCAGCGAGGTGCTGCTCGAGCACCTGGACTCGCGGGAGCAGCCGGTGCGGCTGCAGTCGGTCATCGAGGACGAGCCCCTCGGCCGCGGCGGCGGCCTCAAGTACGCCGGCAAGCACCTGTCCCGCCCGGACGAAGGCTGGTACGCGCTCAACGGCGACATCTGGACCCGCTTCGATTTGCGCGCCATGGCCGCCTACCACGCCGAACGGCAGGCGGTCGCCACCATCGGGCTGGCCCGGCCGCGGCTGCCCTGGGGTGTGGTCGAGCTCGACGGGTACGGCCGGGTCACCGACTTCGTCGAGTCGCCGCCGTCGCCGTACCCGATCAACGGCGGCATCTACGTGTTCGCGCCGCACATCCTCGATCTGCTGCCCGACGTCGGCGACCACGAGCGCACCACGTTCCCGTCGCTGGCCAAGGACCGCCGGCTGGCCGGCTTCCCCATCGAGGGCTACTGGCGGGCCATCGACACCGCCAAGGACATCGGCGAGGCCGCCAAGGAGTTCGCGTCGCTCCGCCGCCCCGACGCTGAATGA
- a CDS encoding biotin--[acetyl-CoA-carboxylase] ligase: MTAWNVRWVATTGSTNADVAAAAREGAAEGLLVVADHQSAGRGRLDRRWEAPPGTSLAMSFLLRPDDVPSARWPWLPLLTGVAVTEAVERAAGATAVLKWPNDVLLTAGPDAPGGGVVGKLAGILTERVETEQGPAAVVGIGLNVSQSPEQLPPGAASLAWAGTDRAGTGARRAALVDAVGDRLAARYREWRAAGGDPAPSLAGAYRDRCDTLGRQVRAELPDGGSVLGRAAAVDDSGRLVIETGAGTVVVGAGDIVHLRPR, translated from the coding sequence GTGACGGCGTGGAACGTGCGGTGGGTCGCGACGACAGGGTCGACGAACGCCGATGTCGCGGCGGCAGCCCGGGAGGGCGCGGCCGAAGGTCTGCTCGTCGTCGCCGACCACCAGAGCGCCGGCCGGGGCCGCCTCGACCGGCGCTGGGAGGCGCCGCCGGGCACGTCGCTGGCGATGTCGTTCCTGCTCCGGCCGGACGACGTGCCCAGCGCCCGGTGGCCGTGGCTGCCGCTGCTGACCGGGGTCGCGGTCACCGAAGCGGTCGAGCGGGCCGCCGGCGCGACGGCGGTGCTCAAGTGGCCGAACGACGTGCTGCTGACGGCAGGCCCGGACGCGCCGGGCGGGGGCGTCGTCGGCAAGCTCGCCGGGATCCTGACCGAGCGGGTGGAGACGGAGCAGGGGCCGGCCGCCGTCGTCGGCATCGGGCTCAACGTCTCGCAGTCGCCGGAACAGCTGCCGCCCGGTGCGGCGTCGCTGGCCTGGGCTGGTACCGACCGTGCCGGCACCGGCGCCCGTCGGGCCGCCCTCGTCGACGCCGTCGGTGACCGGCTGGCGGCCCGCTACCGCGAGTGGCGCGCGGCTGGGGGCGACCCGGCGCCGTCGCTGGCCGGTGCCTACCGCGACCGCTGCGACACACTCGGCCGGCAGGTGCGGGCGGAACTGCCCGACGGCGGCAGCGTCCTCGGCCGGGCCGCGGCGGTGGACGACTCCGGCCGCCTGGTCATCGAGACCGGGGCCGGGACGGTCGTCGTCGGCGCCGGCGACATCGTTCATCTGCGGCCTCGCTGA
- a CDS encoding adenylate/guanylate cyclase domain-containing protein — MTLPPEPPRRPTADELERLLLGASRRYTWKQIAEGAGLTVADAQRYWRALGFPDVGDEQAFTVWDMEALRGITDLVRDGVVDEATAVQMVRALGRMTGRLAEWHVETLAEIIEENEAAGVGTGSRLTSAYLVAQKLLPEFERLLIYTWRRKLGASVNRLVAIGRIGDAPLLAAPASVGFADLVSFTRLSRGLSVEALGELVERFEATTNDVIFGTGGRVIKTLGDEVVFTADDPKTAATIGCRLVAEIGEDATLPDIRVGIATGPVVARLGDVFGTPTNLAARLTALAERNSVLVDDATADELADVGDFALRALPPTTVRGLGIVNAFSVTVRREPTA, encoded by the coding sequence GTGACGCTGCCGCCGGAGCCGCCCCGGCGCCCCACCGCCGACGAGCTGGAGCGGCTCCTGCTGGGCGCGTCCCGGCGCTACACGTGGAAACAGATCGCCGAGGGTGCCGGGCTCACGGTCGCCGACGCGCAGCGGTACTGGCGTGCCCTCGGCTTCCCCGACGTCGGCGACGAGCAGGCGTTCACCGTCTGGGACATGGAGGCTCTGCGCGGCATCACCGACCTCGTCCGCGACGGCGTCGTCGACGAGGCCACGGCCGTGCAGATGGTGCGGGCGCTGGGCCGCATGACCGGCCGCCTCGCCGAGTGGCACGTCGAGACACTGGCCGAGATCATCGAGGAGAACGAGGCCGCCGGTGTCGGTACCGGCAGCCGGCTGACATCGGCGTACCTGGTGGCGCAGAAGCTGCTGCCGGAGTTCGAGCGGCTGCTCATCTACACCTGGCGGCGCAAGCTGGGCGCGTCGGTGAACCGGCTGGTCGCCATCGGCCGCATCGGTGACGCGCCGCTGCTGGCGGCGCCGGCGTCGGTGGGTTTCGCCGATCTGGTGTCGTTCACCCGGCTCTCGCGCGGGCTGAGCGTCGAGGCGCTGGGCGAACTGGTCGAGCGGTTCGAGGCCACCACCAACGACGTCATCTTCGGCACCGGCGGGCGGGTCATCAAGACGCTCGGCGACGAGGTCGTGTTCACCGCCGACGACCCCAAGACCGCCGCCACCATCGGCTGCCGGCTGGTGGCCGAGATCGGCGAGGACGCCACGCTGCCCGACATCCGGGTCGGTATCGCGACCGGCCCGGTGGTCGCCCGCCTGGGGGACGTGTTCGGTACCCCCACCAACCTGGCGGCCCGGCTGACCGCCCTGGCCGAGCGCAACTCCGTCCTCGTCGACGACGCCACCGCGGACGAGCTGGCAGACGTGGGCGACTTCGCACTGCGCGCCCTGCCGCCGACGACGGTGCGCGGCCTGGGCATCGTCAACGCGTTCTCGGTGACGGTGCGCAGGGAGCCGACGGCGTGA
- a CDS encoding PH domain-containing protein translates to MGFSDKHLSDDEQVIFHLHTHVKALIVPVVVLLVLAAGVGFGLGALPEGETIGTIGRWALLIVGVVVLIAWVIWPFLTWLTTTYTITNERLVTRQGIITRTGRDIPLRVINDVAYEMHLNDRILRCGTLVVSAASEQGQVRLDDVPKVQQVQLRLNELVREAHEEDERA, encoded by the coding sequence ATGGGGTTTTCCGACAAGCACCTCAGCGACGACGAACAGGTCATCTTCCACCTGCACACGCACGTGAAGGCGCTCATCGTCCCGGTTGTCGTGCTGCTGGTGCTGGCCGCCGGCGTCGGCTTCGGCCTGGGTGCGCTGCCCGAGGGTGAGACGATCGGCACGATCGGCCGGTGGGCGCTGCTGATCGTCGGCGTCGTGGTGCTCATAGCGTGGGTGATCTGGCCGTTCCTGACCTGGCTGACCACCACGTACACGATCACGAACGAGCGGCTGGTCACGCGGCAGGGCATCATCACCCGCACCGGCCGCGACATCCCGCTGCGGGTCATCAACGACGTCGCGTACGAGATGCACCTCAACGACCGCATCCTGCGGTGCGGCACGCTGGTGGTCTCCGCCGCCAGCGAGCAGGGTCAGGTCCGGCTGGACGACGTGCCCAAGGTCCAGCAGGTGCAACTGCGGCTGAACGAACTGGTGCGCGAGGCGCACGAGGAGGACGAGCGCGCGTGA